Proteins encoded together in one Triticum urartu cultivar G1812 unplaced genomic scaffold, Tu2.1 TuUngrouped_contig_6286, whole genome shotgun sequence window:
- the LOC125530400 gene encoding UPF0481 protein At3g47200-like, whose translation MAAAGGSSSKRTWVVDVEKKLKEADKSAEVLPWERHCIYRVPPCITNIKSKAYQPQVVSLGPFHHGDLDLRPMEEHKCRALRQLLQRAERTFDELVDGVEDITEQLQGAYMDLDGEWRGGGRERFLAMMIFDGCFLLEVMRCTAADGKQVSDYAHNDPIFSPHGTLNMVPYIRRDMLMLENQLPLLLLQKLVEVESGKPPNNDFINRMVLEFLAQSSGPFPPGTGLGLHPLDVFRRSMLTGKCHQIWSPQDIEEDNVIIRSALKLYEAGIQFKPSKTLSLHDIQFRSGMLSMPTVSVDDSTEYMFLNVMAFERLHVGAGNNVTDYIFFMNNIINSAKDVELLSSKGIIQNAIGSDQAVAKLFNTISRDVMLDPNSPLDAVQRQVNSYFRKPWNIRRANLIHTYFRSPWAFLSLAAAILLLGMTIMQTIYTVLLFYRDDNSSPPPSAPSPI comes from the exons atggcggcggccggcggcagcagcagcaagaGGACGTGGGTGGTGGACGTGGAGAAGAAGCTCAAGGAAGCTGACAAGTCGGCGGAGGTGTTGCCGTGGGAGCGCCACTGCATCTACCGCGTGCCACCCTGCATTACCAACATCAAGAGCAAGGCGTACCAGCCGCAGGTGGTGTCGCTGGGCCCCTTCCACCATGGCGACCTTGACCTGAGGCCCATGGAGGAGCACAAGTGCCGGGCGCTGCGGCAGCTGCTCCAGCGCGCGGAGCGGACCTTTGACGAGCTCGTCGACGGCGTAGAGGACATCACGGAGCAGCTGCAGGGCGCGTACATGGACCTCGACGGCGAGTGGCGCGGCGGTGGCAGGGAGCGGTTCCTGGCCATGATGATCTTCGACGGCTGCTTCCTGCTGGAGGTCATGAGGTGCACGGCCGCCGACGGGAAGCAGGTCAGCGACTACGCACATAACGACCCGATCTTCAGCCCCCACGGGACACTCAACATGGTGCCCTACATCCGGCGAGACATGCTCATGCTTGAGAACCAGCTACCTTTACTCCTGCTCCAGAAGCTCGTTGAGGTTGAAAGTGGAAAGCCTCCG AACAACGACTTCATCAACCGAATGGTGCTGGAATTTCTAGCCCAATCATCCGGCCCATTTCCACCAGGCACCGGCCTAGGGCTCCACCCACTAGATGTCTTTCGCCGGAGCATGCTCACTGGTAAGTGCCATCAAATCTGGAGCCCCCAGGACATTGAGGAGGACAACGTCATCATCCGGTCAGCACTGAAGCTCTACGAAGCCGGGATTCAGTTCAAGCCGAGCAAGACGTTGAGCCTGCACGACATCCAGTTTCGGAGCGGCATGCTGAGCATGCCGACAGTGTCGGTGGACGACTCCACCGAGTACATGTTCCTCAATGTGATGGCGTTCGAGCGGCTGCACGTCGGCGCAGGCAACAACGTGACTGATTACATCTTCTTCATGAACAACATCATCAACtcggccaaggacgtggagctgcTGAGCTCCAAGGGTATCATCCAGAACGCCATCGGTAGCGACCAGGCCGTGGCCAAGCTGTTCAACACCATTTCCAGGGATGTGATGCTCGATCCCAACAGCCCGCTCGACGCCGTGCAACGGCAGGTGAACAGCTACTTCCGGAAGCCGTGGAACATTAGGCGCGCCAACCTCATCCACACATACTTCAGGAGCCCATGGGCGTTcctctccctcgccgccgccatcttACTCCTCGGCATGACCATCATGCAGACCATCTACACAGTGCTGCTGTTCTACAGGGACGACAA